Proteins from one Mytilus galloprovincialis chromosome 11, xbMytGall1.hap1.1, whole genome shotgun sequence genomic window:
- the LOC143052811 gene encoding uncharacterized protein LOC143052811 isoform X1: protein MKSIVFFVSFILLTQSAVVQTAGQTFEDIDTSICTKLGQIYSGFCNDSCISKLCRRSCGMCPVKCYECHEVDEPRLCTNVTQCPDIDHYCFATRSFADNFKKIYKLGCAPKSICKENFGSPGKRDLRVDAACCSDDQCNNRFPEEIQGSSYTTSTREPTEKSSTIKECQNIDEDICTRIAALYPGFCINESCAAAKLCPRMCRQCFRCYNCNEVDNVKDCNVTALCQGTKQCFSMETLSMDDLRPVIRLGCMETKTCQRFTASPGIIFGKRQSLQPKGGCCHSDLCNHNLASSLTTQKTIPTPSPITTTATPRPTVNSCNLNFQSQCPTGYIAHNNFCYLFGTVSMSWNDAKNYCTRHCGSLIDFVSDNEMGHTMRYFLRYGPGHLHIDGSYWSAATTHLGSVWVWDSTGKHLISDFTHDLGTTRFGQCGSVHHHLESTSCASRFPPACKTTIRSG, encoded by the exons ATGAAGTCAATAGTCTTCTTTG TGTCTTTTATACTGTTGACCCAATCTGCAGTGGTGCAGACTGCTGGACAGACCTTTGAGGATATCGATACAAGTATCTGTACCAAACTCGGACAAATATATTCCGGATTTTGCAATGATTCCTGTATTTCTAAATTGTGCAGAAGGAGTTGTGGAATGTGTC CCGTCAAATGTTACGAATGCCATGAAGTGGACGAACCAAGATTATGTACGAATGTAACACAATGTCCAGATATTGACCAT TACTGCTTCGCAACCAGATCTTTTGCTGATAATTTCAAAAAGATTTACAAACTTGGATGTGCCCCAAAATCT ATATGTAAGGAAAATTTTGGCAGCCCTGGAAAACGTGATCTCCGTGTTGATGCAGCTTGTTGTTCAGATGATCAATGTAACAACAGGTTCCCCGAAGAAATACAAGGTTCCAGCTATACAACATCAACAAGAG AGCCTACTGAAAAATCCTCAACAATAAAGGAATGTCAAAATATAGACGAAGATATCTGTACTCGAATCGCAGCTTTGTATCCTggattttgtataaatgaatcaTGCGCTGCTGCAAAACTATGTCCACGCATGTGCAGACAATGTT TTAGATGTTATAATTGTAATGAGGTTGACAATGTTAAAGACTGTAACGTAACAGCGTTATGTCAGGGAACAaaa CAATGTTTTTCAATGGAAACTTTAAGTATGGATGATCTAAGACCGGTAATCAGGCTTGGTTGCATGGAAACAAAG ACATGTCAACGCTTCACTGCTTCACCTGGAATCATATTTGGTAAGCGACAATCATTACAACCAAAAGGTGGATGTTGTCATAGCGATCTGTGCAATCATAATCTAGCTTCTTCTCTGACAACACAGAAAACAATACCTACACCGAGTCCGATAACGACAACTGCAACACCACGCCCTACAGTTAACA GCTGTAATCTGAACTTTCAAAGTCAATGTCCGACGGGGTACATTGCCCACAATAACTTCTGTTACCTATTTGGAACTGTATCAATGTCTTGGAATGATGCAAAG aattattgtACAAGACATTGTGGCTCACTTATTGACTTTGTTTCGGACAATGAAATGGGCCATACCATGCGTTACTTTTTACGCTATGGTCCAGGCCATCTGCATATTG ATGGCAGTTATTGGTCAGCGGCAACAACACATCTTGGAAGTGTTTGGGTATGGGATAGCACGGGTAAACATTTGATATCTGACTTCACCCATGATTTAGGTACTACACGATTTGGACAATGTGGAAGTGTGCATCATCATTTGGAATCAACTTCATGTGCCTCCAGGTTTCCACCGGCTTGTAAAACGACAATACGTTCTGgataa
- the LOC143052811 gene encoding uncharacterized protein LOC143052811 isoform X3: MKSIVFFVSFILLTQSAVVQTAGQTFEDIDTSICTKLGQIYSGFCNDSCISKLCRRSCGMCPVKCYECHEVDEPRLCTNVTQCPDIDHYCFATRSFADNFKKIYKLGCAPKSICKENFGSPGKRDLRVDAACCSDDQCNNRFPEEIQGSSYTTSTREPTEKSSTIKECQNIDEDICTRIAALYPGFCINESCAAAKLCPRMCRQCFRCYSCNEVDNVKDCNVTALCQGTKQCFSMETLSMDDLRPVIRLGCMETKTCQRFTASPGIIFGKRQSLQPKGGCCHSDLCNHNLASSLTTQKTIPTPSPITTTATPRPTVNSCNLNFQSQCPTGYIAHNNFCYLFGTVSMSWNDAKNYCTRHCGSLIDFVSDNEMGHTMRYFLRYGPGHLHIDGSYWSAATTHLGSVWVWDSTGKHLISDFTHDLGTTRFGQCGSVHHHLESTSCASRFPPACKTTIRSG, from the exons ATGAAGTCAATAGTCTTCTTTG TGTCTTTTATACTGTTGACCCAATCTGCAGTGGTGCAGACTGCTGGACAGACCTTTGAGGATATCGATACAAGTATCTGTACCAAACTCGGACAAATATATTCCGGATTTTGCAATGATTCCTGTATTTCTAAATTGTGCAGAAGGAGTTGTGGAATGTGTC CCGTCAAATGTTACGAATGCCATGAAGTGGACGAACCAAGATTATGTACGAATGTAACACAATGTCCAGATATTGACCAT TACTGCTTCGCAACCAGATCTTTTGCTGATAATTTCAAAAAGATTTACAAACTTGGATGTGCCCCAAAATCT ATATGTAAGGAAAATTTTGGCAGCCCTGGAAAACGTGATCTCCGTGTTGATGCAGCTTGTTGTTCAGATGATCAATGTAACAACAGGTTCCCCGAAGAAATACAAGGTTCCAGCTATACAACATCAACAAGAG AGCCTACTGAAAAATCCTCAACAATAAAGGAATGTCAAAATATAGACGAAGATATCTGTACTCGAATCGCAGCTTTGTATCCTggattttgtataaatgaatcaTGCGCTGCTGCAAAACTATGTCCACGCATGTGCAGACAATGTT TTAGATGTTATAGTTGTAATGAG GTTGACAATGTTAAAGACTGTAACGTAACAGCGTTATGTCAGGGAACAaaa CAATGTTTTTCAATGGAAACTTTAAGTATGGATGATCTAAGACCGGTAATCAGGCTTGGTTGCATGGAAACAAAG ACATGTCAACGCTTCACTGCTTCACCTGGAATCATATTTGGTAAGCGACAATCATTACAACCAAAAGGTGGATGTTGTCATAGCGATCTGTGCAATCATAATCTAGCTTCTTCTCTGACAACACAGAAAACAATACCTACACCGAGTCCGATAACGACAACTGCAACACCACGCCCTACAGTTAACA GCTGTAATCTGAACTTTCAAAGTCAATGTCCGACGGGGTACATTGCCCACAATAACTTCTGTTACCTATTTGGAACTGTATCAATGTCTTGGAATGATGCAAAG aattattgtACAAGACATTGTGGCTCACTTATTGACTTTGTTTCGGACAATGAAATGGGCCATACCATGCGTTACTTTTTACGCTATGGTCCAGGCCATCTGCATATTG ATGGCAGTTATTGGTCAGCGGCAACAACACATCTTGGAAGTGTTTGGGTATGGGATAGCACGGGTAAACATTTGATATCTGACTTCACCCATGATTTAGGTACTACACGATTTGGACAATGTGGAAGTGTGCATCATCATTTGGAATCAACTTCATGTGCCTCCAGGTTTCCACCGGCTTGTAAAACGACAATACGTTCTGgataa